CTGCAACTCCGCTCACCTTCACATGGACATTCGTCCCAGAATCATTCGCAAAACCAGTCCTCCGTAAGCTTTGTcctttttatagcatttctagTTATTACATAGTTCATACAAATACGCCATCCTAAGTGGAAGCATGACATTGCGGTAAGTATTACGTAGTTGTTGAGTATGCCACGTTTGTGTTGTAtgcttgtttttcctttttcattttttatttcgctattttttgtttcattttttatttgtttgtatcTTTTGCTTGCTGTCGTGCGTGTGCAGAACCTTTTAAACGTGCCCTCAAACTCCATGAATTCCAGGCTTCTGCATTCCTCAAAGGTACGCAAGATATGAGAGAAATCTTGTCTTCAATGAGGCGCGAAATTCTTTAGGCTGCTAGTCAATTCGGGTTTTGTCATTAATTATACGCAGTTCAGTTTATTAATGTAGAGTTTATGTTTTGGAACGGCGATTTTAGGGAATCGCCTTGGATCCGAGCGGTATGTCGGTGCCTAGTTACCAATCGTATCTCTATCAGAACAGTGGCTGCGGAGCCGACTACGGCCAGCCTATCAGCCCAGCTCATAGTCCTACTCATATGATGTCACCCTCACAGCCTATTCCGACAGTAAGTTAGCACTTATATGCTCTTTCACCATTCTAGTTGAAtgtcatttttattaaatcagCGTTTAACAATTATAAAGTAACTGTGAATTTCAGCTCGTTAATTGTTATCTGTGCGGCATGAAACAACAGCACGCTTGTTCAAATAAGTGTtttgatttataaatataGTTTCATATCATTTATTATCTTGTTTACCCATGCACATGTAATTGATTGATCGTTCTACCTGCAtgattctattttgttttattttgtgtttattttcatCCCTTGTTTTGTGGGGAAATCAACAGCATGGAGGCTTGTTAACGGCATATCGAAATCCCCAACCGATTCTCAGACCCAGTCCGATCAGTTCACCTACCCTGGTTGTTCCCGTAAGTCTAATAATCTGTCTTGTCAGTCCAAGTGAAGTTAAATTAACTCCAATTAACAAACATCACTACTCAAACTTCAAATCTAATTCTAGGGTCATATGAATTATCGGAGTAACAGTCCGGGCGATGGTACAAATTGTGCCAGTAGCGCCCCACCCAGCCCTGTGTCACAAAGCCTCTCTCCAGCCAGTTCGCCTGGCCTGGCCGCATCACCCGCCTCTCCTTTTACAGACCAGATGACTACCATGAACTGTCAAAATCAGGTAGTGTTAATCTTTCATAGTTTTCTAGATGCAGTAAAATATCTAACAACGTTTGGATTGTTTTTAAAGATGGGATCAGGTAGCGGAGGAAATCTTAACCAGATGTCATTTTATCCCAACCAATCAAATGTGCTCAACCAATTTGAGCAGTTCAATATGGTAAGCCTTATCATGTTTGACGAGGTGTTAAGTGCAGGGGAGGGGGGCATGCTTCATTTgtcttttctatttcaatgtgatattatttctaaattgaagcATGACTATTGAGTTAAGCTTGAGTTTTTAATTTCGCATTCCCCTTCAGATGGATTCTAGTTCCGATCAGGCGCATCATAATTACGGAAACTATAAATCGAACCAGTTGGGACAGGTTATACACATTTTtagtttcaaaattttatgtaAACTtgagttgatttttctttattttttctgtctttCTTGAAATTATTTAGTTACTTTCGGTCATTTTTAAGTATATGTTGTGCTCGTGATTGATTGTTGCAAAGCTTAGCAGTGAAATCCAATACTATTATTAGCTATctaaaacaaagaaatgacCTTTTTTGTGAAACATTTAGGCCAACATCAGCATGGACATATCTTTGGATCCCTTCTACAGCCAGCCGTCACAGTTCATGTTTGGCGGAAGGTTAGAACTCAATCAGCAAACTGCACCACAAACTCCACAAACACCGTCAAGTATCCCGGATATTGTTCTTCAAGGTATGTGTTCGAGCTACACCACATTTTCCTTCGTAATTACGATGCGCTCACTGATTGGCATTTCAGATTTCTCTTGTACACCGGAAGAGCTTGCTCGACACAACTCCCATGATCTTAGCTCCGCCATGGGGTCTTCCTTTGAAGGCGTTGATTTCTACCCCACCGACGATGCTCTTAGAGGTGACAAAACCTTGATATTTTCTGTGTATAATTCGTCCGTCTGCATGCTGATTAGCGGTGCTAATATCCTTTTTTTGGTCAACTTACATTATAGATGGACTCGATCCGATCGATTTTGACGGCTTGCAGATCTTGACAAATTCAACGCTTGTAACTGATCCATCAACCGAAGATCATTTCAGATTGGATCGCATGTGAGGATATGCTCTCCCCGTTTCATCATTGTCACTCTCGTATCGGTTGTTTTATCGCGCTCTCTTCCTCCTGTTCGACCAACAAATCCATCAGgtcgttttttaaatcttagtgTGAGAGCACGAATCACCGTTATGATCTCAGCATTgtcttgcattttttaaagtgaaaaacaaaacatcttTGAGATGGAATGACAGAGCAGAGATTCATAGCTAATTTATTAGTTAATTCAAATATCCTCCTTATCCCTATTTTGTCACTTCCGCTCTTTGATATTAAGGTGAGGATTTTTCTGCTTACCTTCCCGACATTTAGGTTTATCCAAAGTCAGAAGCCATTCACTTACAATTCCCTAAATCACATTACATATTCCTCATGAATCATAAGTGAAACATTACgttgttaaaaatgaacaatGTTCAGGTTTAACGACGTAATTTTGGAGCCACGCACAACCGTTTTTTAGACCTTTTTAACCAATTTTGCTAATGAGGATTCGCAGCTGTTGAAAGTGCGAGAATTGTTGTCCTCTCATGCTACCAGTTAATAAGTTAAACCACTTCTAAATAACAGCtttaaggaaaacaaattgaagaaagttcagattctttttgttttaaacatttttaatatcTAAAATTTGTTGTTAAGATTTTATCGGAATTTttattggtggtcaagtggatGAATAATTTCTATCGACTTCTTCGGTTTTGATTtgcgcatttttttttgggtaaaaCTGGAAGCCCGGTCACTAGATGTTTGTGCCATTAAATTTCTGATTTTATCTGCCTAGGCCTACGGGCCCTTACGCATTGTTATTGCACTTTTCTTTGCCAAAGTATCTTTCCAGAATTTAATTGGTACTGATTGTTCCAACTGAGTGTGTTCCTTACGTCTAATCTCCCACTCCCTCACTCACTCCCTACCCAGAAAAACCCAGAAAATTCTCACCTGATTGTTTCACCTTGTTCTTCCCGACAAGATCGACATATTGCGCATTATTATCACTTCACTGTCATTATCATGATGGTTTTCATTAATATTGTGGTGGTGTAGTTTGACAAGCAATTTTTATGTATGttgatgaatttctttttttggacaaaagAGTTTTGCGTCAGTGTTATCGTTTTTTCTGAGGTTTGTTTCATTTATCGTGCAATATTACACAATCAGGCCGTTATTCGCGcttgtttaaaagaaaaacaaaacattcattttgtttcttttttaaaaattatttttgaaatgaattaatactATTTCCATACATTTTAGGTAGAATGAGGAGTGGCACATATCAAGGAAATAAAACAGCAACATCTACGCAAAACGAGGTATATTAATTTTGCCAAGAAAAATTGACAAGTACAAGGGAGGAAAATGCGAGACGAGACTTGAACATACATTCAGGTGAGATTTATTTACAGAAGAGATGATGCACGATGCACCCACAAGTCATTTGAATCGAATAGTGTTACCCATGTAAAGTGGAGCTACCATTGACATTGATAAGACGTAGGACAGctataggaaaaaagaaaaaaaaaacatgggaCTAGGACAAAACAAATTGCACTTACTGATCAACGCGTAGCTACAAGGATTTTTTTCTACACGCACTTGTTTAGCAGGGGATCATTTCATTCCTAAAGTTGCTTGTCAACAACATGTTCATTACGAAATCATGGTGATTAAAAATTAAGTAGGTGAGGGAACGGTAaacaattgtttcttttcttcaacatTACCAAATTGAGTTCATTAACGTTTCGTAGATAATTAAAACCAACTTGCAGGTATGATAGAACACGAATGGAAGTGGGGAGTAGGTGGCAAAATTTTGAGTAATGTTGAATCCAAATGGCATATTGCAAGTCAACAATAGTTCATTTTGTAAAACTTTGAACGAaggtaagaaaaatttaaacggGAAGAGTAATAATGAATGGCATTTTGGAGAGCGCATGCATAAGTTGGCAGCAActagaaatttgttttattattactaaCGTTGGGAGTGCTGGTAGCCATTTTCGAGTTCTTGAAGTTGCAGGCTACGCCGATATTCTTCCACTGTTCGGTGAATCGTCAACTGCGAGTACTTGCATTTCGGCGATTGGCACGAGCATGTAAATGACTTATATTTAATAATCCAAAATTTGTCACCATAATCAAAAGCCAGCTCTTCATTGGCTTCAATATCTCGGACGGCGAAGAATGCGATGCGCGGAAACTTCAAGTCCTGGTGGTCGACAAAAACTTTTACCGGAATTAAGTTAGGTTCACAAGAGTGATTGATGAAGCGGGCTATATTGCCATAACGGCGGGCGTCGATGCAGTAAGTTTCTCCGTCCTATTAACAAATATTAATAGGTAAGATCATGCATGCAATCAACTTTCGCTTAAGTACTTTTCCATTCATAAACTTACCTTGTTATCCAGATCGAAAAGATATGAATCATCCTCACGTTGATCAGCTTCAAAGTCTGTGATGATTTCGCCAATGTATCTACGAGATGAgataaacaaattattatcTACGTAAATCACGACAAAGTTCGGGTACACTTACTCGCAGACGTAGGATCCCCTAGGAATGGGTTGAGCTGTTCGGACGCCCCAACCTTTGTTTTCGATGCGGAAAAGAACTAAACGCGAGGTAATTCCATGTTGAACTAAACGGTTGTTGCACGATCCCCGATGACACTGACATGCACGATTGCATTCGAACAACATTGGCGGATCTGTTGCAATAATTCGAAACATGTTAGTAATTTTTAACATAAGCTACTCGTATCCAAGACTTGCCTGCGAAATTAAAGTCGGGCACCAGTTTGCCTTCTTCGTCGTACCAGCAACGAAAGCTGAGACTAGAACAGTTACAGTTGGTTGAGCAGTCACCAACACATTCGCAAAActagaattaaattttgtttaacttatttttctatttagtaGTTGTATTTTTAACAATACCGTTAGCGAGTTGATAGTTCTGTCGACATGTAGTGGACTCGTGAAGCAGTTTTCTGTGATGTAGATAAAGTCGTTAGGCTTAGGCTCACCGTCAAATCCATTTACACACTGAATCGGGTTGGCCTCTTTTCCTTTAGTGATGTcgctgtaaaacaattgaagaATCCGTTGATTTAAGTCTCCTTTGAATATGTCTTGTACTGAATACTTGATCTTACTTTGAGAGGAATTTTTCAGAGTCACAATACGGCGTTTGAGTAAATGGCTGAAGTTTCATATTGACCGTCAACAATAAAGCCGAGTCACACCGCTTATCAGGACAAACCTCTAAAGCTAATTGATTCTCTTTATTCCTTAGATCGAAACGCCCGCCTCTATGTATCAGGAGCAAGGCGCATTCACAGTTATCTCGACGACTTGCCGTGTGCCTTTAATTGCATAATGTAACGATAAAGAAATCAACTCATCCTGAAAATGAAGCAAAAATCAACTTACAGTGGAGTGTCGCCATGAACGTTGGCAGCATTCACTTCACATCCTTGGTCAAGTAGAAGGGCTACAATATCAACGGATCCAGAGAAAGCAGCCCAGTGCAAAGCAACGTTCTGCTCTGCGTCTCGCACATTAGGATTCGCCTTACATTGAAGTAAAtatctaaaagaaaagttattttaTGTAGAATTGACCTCAGGTTCAGTAAAATTTTGATCATTACTTGACTATGTCTACTCGTCGATGTTCACAACCCCAGACTAGTGGTGTCCATCCTCCATCGTCTTGAGCGTTGATGAAATTTTTGCCATTTCCGATTGTCATGATGTAATGGCAAGCTTCTAGATTGCCATTTTTGCATGCTAAGTGAAGCGCAGTCATCCCTCCTTCTCCCTGAAAAACGAAAGTATCCCCAAAGTTTAGAACAGGAATTAATAACTGTTATTTAATAATGTTTTTAGACCTTGAGCGATGCACAAGACCCAGCCATGGCTAGATATTTTACAGTTTCATTGTGACCTTGAATTAACGCCAAGCTTAAAGGTGTATTTTGCGACTGATCTAACTTGTCAAGTGCCGCTCCGCTTTGCAAAATGATGTGGACCAATGCCAAATGACCGCTATAAGCAGCGGCGTGAAGTGCTGTTTGGCCGTCTGCATCCTGGTACGTCATATTCACGTTATGACCTTGCCCTACGGTGTcaacaaaaatttcattaatagctgatcgttttcttatttctgtaACTCCCACTTACTTAAACACTCAACCACTCGTTCGATATCGCCGTTTTTAGCCGCTACGTAAAGACTCTTGTTGCTTGACGAACTGGAAAAATCAAACGGCCATTTAAGTGCaaggataaaataataattccagtgaAATTAACACCTTTTGCCAGTATTTTCGAATGACTTTAAGATGCGCTGTAACATCTCATTGTTAAGGGATGGAGGAACACCATTAGAATCGATTACTTTGCCGGATGGTAAGACAAGCTGAGAGGACAGATAGCGGGGGCAGGGCATTTCCGAAGTGATACTTGGTACAATACGCGAGGGTAAACGAGATATCTTTGCAGTgggtctaaaaaaaaaaaaaaaaaaaaaaataagtaatgtCATTGATTCTCTCATTAaatgcgaaaaataaaaatatttacattgtTTTTAGAAGTTTCGCATCATTACAGAACACGGGTACTGCACAGGTTTTCATCTGCAAGCGAATTTCGGTAACAGCTGAATCCCGCTGGCAGTGTAAGCACGCCTTCTTTTGACCAGGTCGTTGGCAGTCTGcatgaaaaaaatgattcgAATCTTCCGATGCCCTACACTGAAGGAAGGCTCCCTGTGGAAGTAAAATGTTGTCAGTGAATTGCTAAGTTTAATCTTTCTATAATTACTTGCCTGAGTGCAAAACAGACCACAGCCGGGACAGCAAAAGTGCTTCCGAATGCGATCTCTGTGTGAATCGCAAAGGATCATAAATGGTATCTTCTTGGACGGCCGATAAAAACGTTTTCGATTAGCCACCAAACAGCAGCCGACTAGTTTTCCTCCTACTGAGTCAACAGCTTGGCAATAAAGAGTGGCTGCTGGAGGAACTGTGGCTATTGGAGGATGACTTTCCACACAAGAACATGCATAATTAATTGCTTTTTCAACTAGCAAAGAAATAGTTCCGTTAATTTGCAGTGGATTGTGACCATTAGTTACTGGCTTCACTTGTTCTTCAACAATAGATAATTCAACTTCATTCTCCAGAGAATTAGCGACTAGAACGGATTCATCTGTCAAAGATCCATTGCTGACGGAGATCTGACCTGATGTGTCTAGAGCAAGATTGTCACACGACAGTGAGTCATCTAGATTAGAAGAAGTGTGCAATGGTTCTTTTTCAGGAGTAGATATATCTTTGGTTTCTAACCCGTCAGTTCGCAATTTTTTACTTGCCGGCCGTGATTCTAAACCTAGGAGATTAGTAGGATTCATACAAGAAACTATTTCGGACTGATGAACGACAGTTTCTGGGCTTGATTTACTTTGCAGTCCCAGTGAGGCCATATGTTCCACTTTGGAGACATCCTCCACAACTGCTTCTTCAATAGCTTCTACTGTTATTTTTTCACTCTTGTTTGCTTCGATTAGAACTGTTCCTTTACAGGGTCTACCACGTTTTCTTGGAAGATCCATAGGTTTAACTAATtcagattctgatggtaacaTGGCCTTCTTGATAGGCCGGGTTTCGGAGAGGCCTTTCAGCAGATCTGTAGCAGACGTTCGGCTAATATTGGTTCTTTGAGATCTTCTTGTAGTTATGATGCCTGTAGCTCCTGCTGCTGAATCACTTCTTTCTGAACCAGCTTCACTGCTAGAGTCCATTTCAATTCTAATAGTCTCAGCATCAATTTTAGTTGTGTCAGTGCTTGTCTGCTggggtttttctatttgtggtACTCTGGGAGGCCTTCCTCTTCCTCTGGAGTTCTTCGGAGTTTCTGATTTTATGGGTGCTTCTGTTGAAtcctcttcattttcaaagttCTGACGCTTGAACTTTGATTTTGATCGGTGGGGTCCTCTTCTGTTCGATTGCTCACATCCAGCTTCTTCCTCAGCACTGGTGTTGAACTGAGACTTCATGCCTTCCAAGATCTTTTTTCTGACATCTTTAGGATTATTACCTTCTGGTATTACAAGCTTACTGCTGTCGTTTTCTCCAGTTTTGATAGAGGAAATAGATGTTGGAGGTGCAGAATCCTTTGAGGGCACTTGTAAAGTGATGAGAGCATTGGCAGCTTCAGCTAAAGATATTCCATTATTGTGCGGCTGCGACACTTCAATTTCGATGAAAACTTCGGAGTCCTCTGCCATTGTAGAAGAAACTTCCTGTTGCGAATCCATTTTAAactgaagaaattcaaaaatttctgatctcagcgtttaaactttaaactcgGAAACTCTACTGCTTCCACAAATTAGACatggcaaaagaaataaagagcaAGATTCTTCGAAAGAGATTCCtttcaaacaaataaagcCGTAAAAATAAACCCTGAACTCCTTCAGCCGCAAAAAGCGATGCACAAACACCATCTATGGACGATAACTAAATCGAGcaaacttttctttaaaaacaaacaaagttcAATTATATTAAAACAGAGAAATTACTActaagcaataaaaaaaaatttcagaatttaaaaaataacgtcgctctattactatgattgttacaaaaataattcattagttcaaaatttaaaattttctaattttctgaCTCTTTATTTCGTTAGGTGGCAGCATAATCGATTTCAGCAGAAGTCAATATCAAATCAGACGAATTTCCAAGTGAGTAATAACAGACTTTTTGACAGTAATGCATAAAGATTAAATTGGggttttgatttaattaacaTAGATAGAGCTGATCCATGCAAGCCAATACATCTGATATATAAATGGCTTTCTTTCAAGTaagttgtctttttttctagcTCAAGTGTTGTTGTTTATTAACCACCTTACGTTAACGATATTGGAGCAAatcctccccttttttccgTTCTCAGTTGACTGAATTAACTAAATGTGaaatttttatgaattttttgttgCATTAATGTATCTTTCATGTAAATATCAGTATTAGCCTACTACATTTCTTACTGGTAACTTTATTTGCAGTGGAGaagattcaatttttttgagcTACTTAAGGAAACAGACAGTGGTAACTTGGAAAGGTCATTCAAGGTAATTTATGATGAATGTAAACTACTATGTTGTGAAAACTTTCTTGAagtatctttaaaaaaatgtggggtcaattttttgttttaggatGTGACAATCACCTCTAGTTCCAGTGGAAGAGGACACATCATTCTTGGGGATAACTTGGGTCTGGTTCATCTCTTTGACAGGCAATATCAAAGGGAATCCTTTAAAGCTTATAATGTAAATACCAGTCATGTGCTTCAACTGAAACAATCACCATTCCTTGGAACA
This sequence is a window from Daphnia pulicaria isolate SC F1-1A chromosome 7, SC_F0-13Bv2, whole genome shotgun sequence. Protein-coding genes within it:
- the LOC124348895 gene encoding CREB-regulated transcription coactivator 1-like isoform X5, coding for MSNPRKFSEKIALHTQKQAEETADFEKIMNEVRNAKPNQISALSNLGDMRAGRESGYRDRRSAGPGGGGYSPGSSLGSVRPSRRSDQTTSPNPHSYQMHPSGGLVQAPQISGSVGSPNLSGSTGAGSGGNNGGLSTNVAYLSPPLDPCWRRHSDSALHQAAMVSGDGVIGNASTNLSRRGQDGNNYLNSADAGNPSLHLGISIPSDGRPKSCCDVSRVPGINICPGPEPNGIQIPIGNNTGSLPDLTNLQFASPLSDPIDEDDSSLQTHSLYSTSPNVVSPSYGGNGLIDHTHPLNSLNMGLNPGPPGGSSRGSSPGPSPSQRRRPHHQLVNLQLRSPSHGHSSQNHSQNQSSNLLNVPSNSMNSRLLHSSKGIALDPSGMSVPSYQSYLYQNSGCGADYGQPISPAHSPTHMMSPSQPIPTHGGLLTAYRNPQPILRPSPISSPTLVVPGHMNYRSNSPGDGTNCASSAPPSPVSQSLSPASSPGLAASPASPFTDQMTTMNCQNQMGSGSGGNLNQMSFYPNQSNVLNQFEQFNMMDSSSDQAHHNYGNYKSNQLGQANISMDISLDPFYSQPSQFMFGGRLELNQQTAPQTPQTPSSIPDIVLQDFSCTPEELARHNSHDLSSAMGSSFEGVDFYPTDDALRDGLDPIDFDGLQILTNSTLVTDPSTEDHFRLDRM
- the LOC124348843 gene encoding histone-lysine N-methyltransferase EHMT2-like; its protein translation is MDSQQEVSSTMAEDSEVFIEIEVSQPHNNGISLAEAANALITLQVPSKDSAPPTSISSIKTGENDSSKLVIPEGNNPKDVRKKILEGMKSQFNTSAEEEAGCEQSNRRGPHRSKSKFKRQNFENEEDSTEAPIKSETPKNSRGRGRPPRVPQIEKPQQTSTDTTKIDAETIRIEMDSSSEAGSERSDSAAGATGIITTRRSQRTNISRTSATDLLKGLSETRPIKKAMLPSESELVKPMDLPRKRGRPCKGTVLIEANKSEKITVEAIEEAVVEDVSKVEHMASLGLQSKSSPETVVHQSEIVSCMNPTNLLGLESRPASKKLRTDGLETKDISTPEKEPLHTSSNLDDSLSCDNLALDTSGQISVSNGSLTDESVLVANSLENEVELSIVEEQVKPVTNGHNPLQINGTISLLVEKAINYACSCVESHPPIATVPPAATLYCQAVDSVGGKLVGCCLVANRKRFYRPSKKIPFMILCDSHRDRIRKHFCCPGCGLFCTQGAFLQCRASEDSNHFFHADCQRPGQKKACLHCQRDSAVTEIRLQMKTCAVPVFCNDAKLLKTIPTAKISRLPSRIVPSITSEMPCPRYLSSQLVLPSGKVIDSNGVPPSLNNEMLQRILKSFENTGKSSSSNKSLYVAAKNGDIERVVECLRQGHNVNMTYQDADGQTALHAAAYSGHLALVHIILQSGAALDKLDQSQNTPLSLALIQGHNETVKYLAMAGSCASLKGEGGMTALHLACKNGNLEACHYIMTIGNGKNFINAQDDGGWTPLVWGCEHRRVDIVKYLLQCKANPNVRDAEQNVALHWAAFSGSVDIVALLLDQGCEVNAANVHGDTPLHTASRRDNCECALLLIHRGGRFDLRNKENQLALEVCPDKRCDSALLLTVNMKLQPFTQTPYCDSEKFLSNDITKGKEANPIQCVNGFDGEPKPNDFIYITENCFTSPLHVDRTINSLTFCECVGDCSTNCNCSSLSFRCWYDEEGKLVPDFNFADPPMLFECNRACQCHRGSCNNRLVQHGITSRLVLFRIENKGWGVRTAQPIPRGSYVCEYIGEIITDFEADQREDDSYLFDLDNKDGETYCIDARRYGNIARFINHSCEPNLIPVKVFVDHQDLKFPRIAFFAVRDIEANEELAFDYGDKFWIIKYKSFTCSCQSPKCKYSQLTIHRTVEEYRRSLQLQELENGYQHSQR